A region of Ochotona princeps isolate mOchPri1 chromosome 2, mOchPri1.hap1, whole genome shotgun sequence DNA encodes the following proteins:
- the CLDN19 gene encoding claudin-19, producing MANSGLQLLGYFLALGGWVGIIASTALPQWKQSSYAGDAIITAVGLYEGLWMSCASQSTGQVQCKLYDSLLALDGHIQSARALMVVAVLLGFVAMVLSVVGMKCTRVGDSNPIAKDRVAIAGGAFFLLAGLCTLTAVSWYATLVTQEFFNPSTPVNARYEFGPALFVGWAAAGLAMLGGSFLCCTCPEPERTNNSPQPYRPGPSAAAREYV from the exons ATGGCCAACTCGGGCCTCCAGCTCCTGGGCTACTTCCTGGccctgggtggctgggtgggcaTCATTGCCAGCACGGCCCTGCCACAATGGAAGCAGTCTTCTTACGCGGGCGATGCCATCATCACGGCCGTGGGCCTCTATGAAGGGCTGTGGATGTCCTGCGCCTCGCAGAGCACCGGTCAGGTGCAGTGCAAGCTCTACGACTCGCTGCTCGCCCTGGATG GTCACATCCAGTCGGCACGGGCCCTGATGGTGGTGGCTGTGCTCCTGGGCTTTGTGGCCATGGTCCTCAGTGTTGTCGGCATGAAGTGCACGCGGGTTGGAGACAGCAACCCCATTGCCAAGGACCGTGTGGCCATCGCTGGGGGTGCCTTCTTCCTCCTGGCAG GCCTCTGCACCCTGACAGCTGTCTCATGGTACGCCACCCTGGTGACCCAGGAGTTCTTTAACCCCAGCACACCTGTCAACGCCAG GTATGAATTTGGCCCGGCCCTGTTCGTGGGCTGGGCCGCAGCTGGCCTGGCCATGCTGGGAGGCTCTTTCCTCTGCTGCACGTGCCCAGAGCCCGAGCGGACAAACAACAGCCCACAGCCCTACCGGCCGGGCCCCTCGGCGGCTGCCCGAGAGTACGTCTGA